The segment TCATCGCCGCCGACGGCACCCGCCCGCCGTGGCGCCCCGGCTCCTTCGACCGGGTCCTCATGGACGTGCCGTGCTCGGGCCTCGGCGCCCTGCGCCGCCGCCCCGAGGCCCGCTGGCGTCGCCGCCCCGAGGACCTGGACGGCTTCGCCCCGCTCCAGCGCGCCCTCCTCACGGAGGCGCTGAGCGCCGTCCGCGTCGGCGGTGTCGTGGGGTACGCGACCTGCTCGCCGCACCTCGCCGAGACCCGGGTCGTCGTCGACGACGTACTGAAGAAGGTCGGCGGCGCCGAGCTGATCGACGCCCGTCCGCTGCTGCCGGGCGTACCGGCGATCGGCGACGGACCGGACGTCCAGCTCTGGCCGCACCTGCACGGTACGGACGCCATGTATCTGGCGCTGATCCGCCGGACCGCCTGAGCGTTCCGCCTTCGCCCCCGGACCGACCGGGGGCGCCCGGAAGCGCGGGCCGCCGGTCAGCCCCGCAGGACGTCCTCGGCGAGCGTCCCCAGCCACGCGCCGTGCGTGTACGGGACGGGCGGGTCCACCTCGAGACCCAGCAGCGCCAGCCCGTACGCGTACTCCGCCTCGTCCAGCCGCAGGGCCAGCAGCTCGTGCACCTCCCCGCACAGCCGCGCCACCAGCGACCGGTCCGTGCCCTCCAGGTAGTCGCGCAGCGCCTCCTCGTGGTCCTCGAACTCCTCGCCGAAGTCCTGCGAGAACCAGCCGCCGAGCAGCTGCCCGAGCTCGGGGAACCGGGCCTGCCACTCCCACCGGGTCCGGGGCGCCCCCGGCGGCGGCATGTCGCCCTCCGCCAGACAACGGCGCAGATGCCCGGCGACGGTCAGCAGCCACGCCTGGATCGACGGCCCGTCGAGTCCCGGGTCGGGCAGCGGGTAGACCTCCCCGAGGCGCAGCCGCAACGGCCCCGGGGGATGGCGGGCGTACTCGCGCAGCTGGCTCTCGGCGACCCCGACCGCCCAGGGGCGGGTGTGCCAGGTGTGCCGCAGGTAGGCCGTCAGGGCCTCGCTGGGCTTCTCCTCGGTGTCGTCCGCGGGCTGCCCGGCGTACGCGCGGAGCACCTGGTCCATCTCGCCGTACAGGTGGTCGTGCTGGAGGGGAGTCAGCGGCATCGGAGGCGTTCTCCTGTCACGGGAGGATCGGGAAGGTGGCGTGCACGGTGAACCCGAGCGGTGTGTCCGGGGCCCGCCTCAGCACCACCCGAGCGGCCCGCACGTCCACCGGCGGGTGGCCGGCCAGCATCGTCGCCTGGGGCAGTACCTGCCCGACCGGCTCGGGCCGGGACGGCCAGCAGGCCTCGATCGTGAGCCGCTGCCGGTCCGATCGGGTCAGCCACCGGTGCACCGCTTGTTCGTTCTGCGAGACCACCGCCTGAGTGGCCCACTGGGCGGTCTCCCGGTCGGGGTAGGTGGCGGAACGTGTCAGCAAGGGGACTGCTCCTCTCGGCCGCCGGTCCAGGTGAGGGGCCCGTGCTCCCGGCGCAGGTGGGTGGTCAGGGTGTCGGCGA is part of the Streptomyces sp. NBC_00250 genome and harbors:
- a CDS encoding RNase A-like domain-containing protein, whose translation is MLTRSATYPDRETAQWATQAVVSQNEQAVHRWLTRSDRQRLTIEACWPSRPEPVGQVLPQATMLAGHPPVDVRAARVVLRRAPDTPLGFTVHATFPILP
- a CDS encoding contact-dependent growth inhibition system immunity protein; protein product: MPLTPLQHDHLYGEMDQVLRAYAGQPADDTEEKPSEALTAYLRHTWHTRPWAVGVAESQLREYARHPPGPLRLRLGEVYPLPDPGLDGPSIQAWLLTVAGHLRRCLAEGDMPPPGAPRTRWEWQARFPELGQLLGGWFSQDFGEEFEDHEEALRDYLEGTDRSLVARLCGEVHELLALRLDEAEYAYGLALLGLEVDPPVPYTHGAWLGTLAEDVLRG